GCGCATCGAACACCCCGGGCTGCTCGATCACGTCGAGCGTGGCCTCGCCGCAGGCCACCGCCACCGGGTTCCCCGACAGCGTGCCAGCCTGATAGACCGCGCCCAGCGGCGCCAGCTTCTCCATGATGTCGCGCCGTCCGCCGAACGCGCCGATCGGCATGCCGCCGCCGATCACCTTGCCCAGGGTCGTGAGGTCCGGCGCGATGCCGTAGAGCGCCTGCGCGCCGCCCAACGCCACCCGGAATCCGCTCATCACCTCGTCGAAGATCAGCACCGCGCCATGCTGCGTGCAGCAGCGGCGCAGGGTCTGCAGGAACTCCGGCGTACCCGGGATCAGATTCATGTTGCCCGCCACCGGTTCGACGATCACGCAGGCGATCTCCGAACCCAGGCGCGCGAATGCGTCCTCGACCTGCTGGCTGTCGTTGTAGTCGAGCACCAGCGTGTGCTGCGCCGTCTCCGGCGGCACGCCCGAAGAGCTGGGGTTGCCGAACGTCAGCGCACCCGAACCCGCCTTGACCAGCAGGCTGTCGGCATGGCCGTGATAGCAACCCTCGAACTTGATCAGCTTGTGGCGGCCGGTGAACCCCCGGGCGAGACGGATCGCGCTCATCGTCGCCTCGGTGCCCGAGGAAACCAGCCGCACCTGCTCCATCGCCGGCACCATCCGGATGATGCGCTCGGCAAACGCCACTTCCGCCTCGGTCGGGGCGCCGAACGACAGGCCGTCGCGCGCCGCGCGGGCGATCGCCTCGAGCACGGCGGGATGGCCGTGGCCGGCGATCATCGGTCCCCAGGAGCAGATCAGATCGACGTAGCGGCGTCCGGCGGCATCCCAAAAATACGCGCCTTCCCCTCTTCGGATGAATCGGGGCGTGCCGCCCACCGAGCGGAACGCCCGAACCGGAGAATTGACGCCCCCCGGGATGCTGCGCTGCGCGCGGGCGAACAGTTCCGCGTTCGCGTCGGATTGGCCTTGCATCGCCGGTGCCGAAGACATCGTTCTCATTTCCCCGTATTAAACGTTTTCCCAACGCAGGAGACATCGCTTCGAAAGAGGCCTTCGCCCCCCGTTCCAGCGCCTCCCGCGGCCACGACAGGCCTCGCCATCGCCTGCATCATGTGTTCAGATACCCATTGTTGCCCCCAATTCGGGCGCTTCCTCGGGCTATGATCGCCATTCCAGTACGGGTATGGTAGCGAAACTCCACCCGCTCCCGGCCGGACATCCGACCGCAATTTTTCTTGGACCGAACCGAAGCATGACCACGACCGTCGTAACGCGCACCTGGATGTGTCTGATTTGTGGATGGATCTACGACGAGGCTGCCGGCCTCCCCGACGAGGGGATCGCGGCAGGTACGCCCTGGGAGGAGATTCCGCCGAACTGGGTCTGCCCCGAATGCGGGGCGCGCAAGGAAGATTTCGAGATGATCGAGATCTGATCGGTCCCGCACACCGCCTGCGACATGGAACCCGTCGACATCCGCGGCCGGAAGGTGATGGTGATCGACGACTCGAACACCATCCGCCGCAGCGCCGAGATCTTTCTTACGCAAGCCGGGTGCCAGGTCATCCTGGCGCAGAACGGATTCGAGGCGCTGTCGAAGATCCACGACCATGATCCCGACATCGTCTTTTGCGACATCCTCATGCCGCGGCTGGACGGCTATCAGACCTGCGCGCTCATCAAGCGCAGCCCGCGCTACCACGACACGCCCGTCGTCATGCTCTCCTCGAAGGATGGGCTGTTCGACCGGGCACGCGGGCGCATGGTCGGGTCGGTGGAATACCTGACCAAGCCGTTCACCAAGGAAAGCCTGCTGGCGGTCGTGGGCCGGCACGCGACCCCTTCCGGACCGGCGGCGGATGGCTGACCTCCGCCCCGCATCCCGCCCGTTCCGCCCCCGCAACCCGCGCAGAATTTCGCAGGAGCCTCGAACATGACGATCCAGAAAATCCTGGTCGTGGACGACTCGCCCACCGAACGGTATTTCCTCAACGAGCTGCTCACCAAGCACGGCTATGCGGTCACGACGGCGGAAAACGCCGAGGATGCGATGGCCCGCATTTCGACGTTCATGCCGGACCTGATCCTGATGGACGTGGTGATGCCCGGCCTCAACGGGTTCCAGTTCACGCGCAACCTCGCGAAGGATCCTGCGACGCAGAACATCCCGATCATCATGTGCACGAGCAAGAACCAGCAGACCGACCGGATCTGGGGCCTGCGGCAGGGCGCGCGCGACTATGTGACCAAGCCGGTGAAGGCCGAGGAGCTGCTCGGCAAGATCGCGGCCCTGGGGTGATCGGAGCGGACGCGGTGTCGCAGACGCAGACCCCCTCCTCGGCGGACGAGCATCGGAAGCTGGCGATCCGCATCGGCGCCGACGCCTTCCTGCTCGACATGCTCGGCGCCGGAGAGATCGTCGCCGCTCCGGCCGTCACGCCCGTACCCTGGACCCGGCCGTGGTTCCGCGGCCTCACCAACGTGCGCGGGCGGCTGATCGGCGTGATCGACCTGCAGCATCTCGGCGGCGGAGCGCCGCTCGCGGCCGACCAGGCGGGACAGCTCGTCGTTCTCAATCCCGGCCTGCGATACAACGTCGGGCTGCTGGCCACCCGCGCGTTCGGCCTGCGCGGCGGCAACGACCTGACGGGCCGGGAGGATCTGCACGACGACGCCCGGCCGTGGGAAATTGCCGCTTGGCGCGACGCCGACGGGATGCGCCTGGTCGAGATCGATCTGCAACGGCTGATGGATTGGGACGCGTTCGTCAACATCGGTATTTGATACGAGGGGAACATTGTGGCGCTCGATTTCGGTTTTCTCCGGGGCAGGAAAGGCCGCACGGATGACATCGCCGCAACGCTACGCATCGATCCGCCCACCGCGGTCGATGCAACCATCGTCGATACGTCCGCGAGCGCCGCGCAGTCCGACGAAGACCGGCACGCCGCTACGCCGGCGAGTCCGCAAACCAAGACGCAGGACGCCACCGCGCAACGGGGCACGGCCCGGCGCAAGGTGCAGGCACTTGCCGTCGCGGGGCCGCTCTGCCTCCTGATCGCCGCCGGGTTCGTATGGATGGGGGTGCGCAACGCCGCCTCGGATGCCCGGCAGATCGCCCTGCTCGGCGACGTGCTCATGTACACCCAGCGTCTCGCGAAAGATGCGCCGCTGGCGGTGGCGGGCGAGCCCGACGCGATCGACGAGCTTACGGAAAGCCGCGATCAGGTCAACACCGACCTGCGTCTGCTGCGGGCGGGCGACCCCGCCAACGGCATGGATCCGGCCACCGCCAAGGTCGCGCTGTTCCTGAAGACCTTGATGGACCGCTGGCAAACCACCTATGGCGCGGCGAGCGCGATCATCGCCAATCGCCCGATCCTGGTCGATTACGGCGTCGCCGTGCGCAATGCGCTGAACAACGGCCTGCCGACGCCTGCGCCGCGATTTCCGGACGCCGTGCAGCAGGCGCGCAACGCCCAGATCCTGATCGTCGGCGAAGCCGAGCCGCTGCGCCTGGAGGCCGTGGACCTCGGCAAGCGCATCGTCGCGCAGGAACAGCGCAACGGGCGTTATTACGGCCCTGCTGCGCTGCTGACCGTGGCAGCGCTGGCAATCGCGGCATGGATCGTGCGCGTCCTGCTGCGTGACCTCCGCCGCCGTGCCGAGGAATCGGAAGCCGGGCGGCTCGAAGCGCAACGGCTGGAAGCCGAGGCAAAGGCGCAGAACGAGCGTAACCAGGCCGCCATCCTGCGCCTAATGAACGAACTGCAGGAAGTCGCCGACGGCGATCTCACCGTCACCGCGACCGTGACCGAGGAAATCACCGGTGCGATCGCCGACTCGGTCAACTACACGGTGGAAGAACTGCGCGACCTCGTCGGCCGGATCAATGCGACCGCCGAGCAGGTGAGCACCGCGTCGGCGGAGTCGCGCGACATCGCGACGCGCCTGCTCGCCGCCACGGAGATGCAGCGCAACGAGATCCGGGAAACCGGCGAACGGGTGCTGGACATGACCCAGCGCATCGCCGAGGTGTCGACCAGCGCCGGCGATTCGGCGGATGTGGCGCGCGCCTCGCTCGATGCCGCCGAACGCGGCCAGCGCGCGGTGTACAACCAGATTTCGAGCATGAACGAGATCCGCGAGCAGATTCAGGAAACGTCCAAACGCATCAAGCGGCTGGGCGAGTCCTCGCAGGAGATCGGGGAGATCGTCGAGCTCATTTCGGACATCACCGAACAGACCAACGTCCTCGCGCTCAACGCGGCGATCCAGGCCGCATCGGCCGGCGAGGCCGGGCGCGGGTTCTCGGTCGTGGCCGAGGAGGTGCAGCGGCTCGCCGACCGCTCCGCGGAAGCGGCGAAGCAGATCGGCGCGCTGATCCGCGCGATCCAGGGAGACACCCAGGACGCCATCATGGCGATGGAGAAGAGCACCCAGGGCGTGGTCGAGGGCACGCGGCTTTCCGACGCCGCCGGCACCACGCTGGCGGAGATCGGACGGGTGTCGCGGCAGCTCACCGAACTCATCGAGCGCATCGCGCATGCGACGGCGGATCAGGCGAAATCGGCCGACGACATCTCGCAGGTGATCGCGCACATCCTGGCCATCACCGAACAGACGACCGACGGCACGCGGCACACCGCCGACTCGGTCGGACAGCTGACCAACCTCGCGCGCGACCTCAAGTCCTCGGTCGCGCGCTTCCGCGTCGCGTGACCCCATGCAGCGCGCCATGACCGAATCCATCCGTCCGTCGACCGTGGCACCGCCGGCCGCGGCCGACGCCAC
This genomic window from Burkholderiales bacterium GJ-E10 contains:
- a CDS encoding PilI twitching motility protein — encoded protein: MIGADAVSQTQTPSSADEHRKLAIRIGADAFLLDMLGAGEIVAAPAVTPVPWTRPWFRGLTNVRGRLIGVIDLQHLGGGAPLAADQAGQLVVLNPGLRYNVGLLATRAFGLRGGNDLTGREDLHDDARPWEIAAWRDADGMRLVEIDLQRLMDWDAFVNIGI
- a CDS encoding twitching motility two-component response regulator transcription regulator protein, whose translation is MTIQKILVVDDSPTERYFLNELLTKHGYAVTTAENAEDAMARISTFMPDLILMDVVMPGLNGFQFTRNLAKDPATQNIPIIMCTSKNQQTDRIWGLRQGARDYVTKPVKAEELLGKIAALG
- a CDS encoding response regulator receiver protein; this translates as MEPVDIRGRKVMVIDDSNTIRRSAEIFLTQAGCQVILAQNGFEALSKIHDHDPDIVFCDILMPRLDGYQTCALIKRSPRYHDTPVVMLSSKDGLFDRARGRMVGSVEYLTKPFTKESLLAVVGRHATPSGPAADG
- a CDS encoding twitching motility transmembrane protein, whose product is MALDFGFLRGRKGRTDDIAATLRIDPPTAVDATIVDTSASAAQSDEDRHAATPASPQTKTQDATAQRGTARRKVQALAVAGPLCLLIAAGFVWMGVRNAASDARQIALLGDVLMYTQRLAKDAPLAVAGEPDAIDELTESRDQVNTDLRLLRAGDPANGMDPATAKVALFLKTLMDRWQTTYGAASAIIANRPILVDYGVAVRNALNNGLPTPAPRFPDAVQQARNAQILIVGEAEPLRLEAVDLGKRIVAQEQRNGRYYGPAALLTVAALAIAAWIVRVLLRDLRRRAEESEAGRLEAQRLEAEAKAQNERNQAAILRLMNELQEVADGDLTVTATVTEEITGAIADSVNYTVEELRDLVGRINATAEQVSTASAESRDIATRLLAATEMQRNEIRETGERVLDMTQRIAEVSTSAGDSADVARASLDAAERGQRAVYNQISSMNEIREQIQETSKRIKRLGESSQEIGEIVELISDITEQTNVLALNAAIQAASAGEAGRGFSVVAEEVQRLADRSAEAAKQIGALIRAIQGDTQDAIMAMEKSTQGVVEGTRLSDAAGTTLAEIGRVSRQLTELIERIAHATADQAKSADDISQVIAHILAITEQTTDGTRHTADSVGQLTNLARDLKSSVARFRVA
- a CDS encoding rubredoxin, whose translation is MTTTVVTRTWMCLICGWIYDEAAGLPDEGIAAGTPWEEIPPNWVCPECGARKEDFEMIEI
- a CDS encoding glutamate-1-semialdehyde aminotransferase, producing the protein MSSAPAMQGQSDANAELFARAQRSIPGGVNSPVRAFRSVGGTPRFIRRGEGAYFWDAAGRRYVDLICSWGPMIAGHGHPAVLEAIARAARDGLSFGAPTEAEVAFAERIIRMVPAMEQVRLVSSGTEATMSAIRLARGFTGRHKLIKFEGCYHGHADSLLVKAGSGALTFGNPSSSGVPPETAQHTLVLDYNDSQQVEDAFARLGSEIACVIVEPVAGNMNLIPGTPEFLQTLRRCCTQHGAVLIFDEVMSGFRVALGGAQALYGIAPDLTTLGKVIGGGMPIGAFGGRRDIMEKLAPLGAVYQAGTLSGNPVAVACGEATLDVIEQPGVFDALAARTRALADGLAQAAREAGQDFCARSVGTMFGLYASATVPETFAQVMACDKDRFNRFFHAMLDRGVYLAPSAYEAGFTSIRHDDAVIAEVVAAARGAFAAI